The DNA window GGGTCTGCCCGACCAGCCGCGCCCGCAGCCGCCGGGCGGCCTCGCGGGCCGGGGCCGACAGCCGGCGCGGGTCGCCGGCCAGCACACGGCCGTACGCGCCGCCACCGTTGCTCATGCGCCAGGCCATGCGATCGCCGGTGAGCCGGACGCTGCGGCAATCGCCCTGCTCGGGCGAGCGTTCTTCCACCCCGATGCACAGGCCGCGCTCGGGCGTGAAGGTCCATCGGAACGAGCGCAGCGAGGCGCCGGCGATGCGATCCGCGCTATTGCCGGGGTCCGGCACCAGCATCTGCCCGCGGCCGCCGGGCTCGAAACGGTAGGCGCCGGATTCGGTACCGCTTGGTCTGTCGTCGCCCAGCACCGCTACGACGAAGGTGCGGCCGATCAGGGCTTCGACCGCGTCCCGTCCGGCGAGCGCGCGCACCGGACGCTGCAGCCAGCGCTGCTCCAGGTTCCAGGCATCGCCGGCCAGCACCTGTCCGGTACCGGCGCGCCCGTCTTCGCCGGTCCAGCTCGCCCGGTCGCCGTCGACCGCGACGACGCGGCAATCGGCCTCGCGGTAAGAACGTTCGGGGGCGTGGGTACAGAACCGGCCGTCCGAGCGCGAATACCACTTCAGCGGTCGCGGCGGTCCGATCCGATCGCCGTCGCGCGACGCGCTCCAGCCGCTGCCGTCGTAGGCGAAGAAGCTGGCCGTATGCGCTTGCACGCCTGCGGCTTCGACCAGGGTGTTCTCGGCCAGGGCGTAGACCGGCGCGATCGCCGCGCCGGGGGCGCGCTCGGCGGCGTGCAGCAGCGGCACGGCCGCAGCCAACAATGCCGCCATCGGCCGGCGCATCGCGTCGAACATCGGTCCTCTCCCTGGGCCATCGTGGTCGCGCCGCCGGTGCGGCGCCGATCGCGGCATTCTGCCGCCTGGCCGCTCCGCGGGGAAATCCGGCCTGCGGGTTGGGGCGATTCTTTGGCTCTTGCTTTTGCCAATCCCTAATCCCTAATCCCTAATCCCCAATCCCCAATCCTCAATCCACCAACTGCAGGCGCAATTCCTTGGGCAGGGCGAACACCATGTCTTCCGGTTCGCCGTCGAGTTCGGAAACCCGCTCCGCGCCGAGTTCGCGCAGGCGCTCGATCACCCCGCGCACCAGCACCTCCGGCGCGGACGCGCCGGCGGTGATGCCGATGCGGCGGCGGCCTTCGACCCACTTGGGATCGATCTCGACCGCACCGTCGATCAGATGCGCTTCGACGCCGTCGCGCTCGGCCAGTTCGCGCAGACGGTTGGAATTGGAGCTGTTCGGCGAGCCGACCACCAGCACCAGGTCGCAGTGCTGGGCCAATTCGCGCACCGCGTCCTGGCGGTTCTGGGTGGCGTAGCAGATGTCGTCCTTCTTCGGCCCCTGCAGCGCCGGGAACTTGGCGCGCAAGGCCTCGATCACGCCGCGGGTGTCGTCGACCGACAAGGTGGTCTGGGTGGTGTAGGCCAGATTCTCCGGCTGATCGACCACCAGCCGGGCGACGTCGTCGGCGTCCTCGACCAGATAGATCCGGCCCGAACCGGCCTCGCGCCGCCACTGGCCCATCGTGCCTTCGACTTCCGGGTGGCCTTCATGGCCGATCAGGACCACGTCGCGACCGGCGCGGCAATGGCGCGAGACTTCCAGATGGACCTTGGTCACCAGTGGGCAGGTCGCGTCGAACACCTTCAGCCCGCGCCGGTCGGCCTCGGCGCGCACCGCCTTGGACACGCCGTGGGCGCTGAAGATCACGGTCGCGCCGTCGGGCACTTCGTCGAGTTCCTCGACGAAGATCGCGCCGCGGTGCTTGAGGTCGTCGACCACGAAACGGTTGTGCACCACTTCGTGGCGCACGTAGATCGGCGCGCCCAGGGTTTCGATGGCGCGCTTGACGATTTCGATCGCGCGATCGACGCCGGCGCAGAAGCCGCGGGGGTTGGCGAGGATGACGTCCATGGGGGCGATTGTACTCCCGTCGGCAAGCGGGCGCTTTCGGCGGCCCGGCGGAAAGAAGCCGGGGGCGGGCAATCGGAAACGAGTCCGCCGTTCGCGGCCGACTCGTTTCTGCTTACTCGCTGCCCGCTTTCTCGGGCTTGCTGAACAACCCGTAAGCCGCGATCCCGATCGCGCCGGCGACGATCGCCGAGTCGGCGATGTTGAACGAGGGCCAATGGTAGTCGCGCCAGTACCACTGGATGAAGTCGACCACATGGCCGTGCATCAGCCGGTCGATCACGTTGCCGATCGCGCCGCCGATCACCAGGGCGTACGGCAGCGCGGTCTTCCAGTCGCCGCGGCGGGTGCGCGACAGCCAGAACCCGAGCAGGCCGCTGATCGCCACCGCCAGGACCATGAAGAAGTACTTCTGCCAGCCGCCGGCGTCGCTGAGGAAGCTGAAGGCCGCGCCGGTGTTGTAGCTGCGGTACCAGTTCCAGAACCCGTCGATCACCGGCACCGGCGTGTACTCGGGCAGCGAGGCCAGCACCCAGGCCTTGC is part of the Lysobacter firmicutimachus genome and encodes:
- the ispH gene encoding 4-hydroxy-3-methylbut-2-enyl diphosphate reductase encodes the protein MDVILANPRGFCAGVDRAIEIVKRAIETLGAPIYVRHEVVHNRFVVDDLKHRGAIFVEELDEVPDGATVIFSAHGVSKAVRAEADRRGLKVFDATCPLVTKVHLEVSRHCRAGRDVVLIGHEGHPEVEGTMGQWRREAGSGRIYLVEDADDVARLVVDQPENLAYTTQTTLSVDDTRGVIEALRAKFPALQGPKKDDICYATQNRQDAVRELAQHCDLVLVVGSPNSSNSNRLRELAERDGVEAHLIDGAVEIDPKWVEGRRRIGITAGASAPEVLVRGVIERLRELGAERVSELDGEPEDMVFALPKELRLQLVD
- the lspA gene encoding signal peptidase II — protein: MTHTAHRPDKSALPWLIVSIAVIALDQWSKAWVLASLPEYTPVPVIDGFWNWYRSYNTGAAFSFLSDAGGWQKYFFMVLAVAISGLLGFWLSRTRRGDWKTALPYALVIGGAIGNVIDRLMHGHVVDFIQWYWRDYHWPSFNIADSAIVAGAIGIAAYGLFSKPEKAGSE